The following proteins are encoded in a genomic region of Candidatus Zixiibacteriota bacterium:
- a CDS encoding DEAD/DEAH box helicase translates to MNNIIEGLKKHKWYKGQILDTKVIPAKGGEFEELSPSLPDSLQEYLTSKKIGKLYSHQTESINKIRQGKNLIITTGTASGKTLCFNLPILETLEKDGKSTALYL, encoded by the coding sequence ATGAATAATATAATCGAAGGACTAAAAAAGCATAAATGGTATAAAGGACAGATCCTCGATACCAAAGTCATCCCTGCAAAAGGTGGAGAGTTTGAAGAGCTTTCCCCTTCTCTGCCTGATTCCCTGCAAGAATATCTGACCTCTAAAAAAATTGGAAAATTATATTCTCATCAGACCGAAAGCATAAATAAAATCAGACAAGGAAAAAACCTGATCATCACAACCGGAACTGCCTCAGGAAAGACCTTGTGTTTTAACCTTCCTATTCTTGAAACTCTGGAGAAAGATGGAAAATCGACAGCTTTATATCTT